From the Psilocybe cubensis strain MGC-MH-2018 chromosome 9, whole genome shotgun sequence genome, one window contains:
- a CDS encoding Cleavage stimulation factor subunit 2 yields MTEEQIVIIFKAVGQVVGFRLAFDRDTEKPKGYGFCEFADHETALLAVRNLNNTDCGGRSLRVDLADLDPLLEGKTTVRGRIMDRGYTGSSEYRSRMHLDANDGGKGQWNDNDTFLANIPPGITIPSGVSALDHIKWIVAELPESKVREALAQMKAFVITYPEKARTLLIRYPQLAYALCHSLVLNRFVDPIMIERMLASSRRPAAAGSSLTQSPIDQGPTGSDSQYPLYTPYSPLHGLHYSSSQLMPTTREQSSIAVKPHAHAQYLLELHRICHDPSLSPCTSPLTLVEPPLIKQQQQLAQIATAFVEMDPEQQRAISIVLGMTQEHIDNIPEPAKSQIVQVSLLITGGESDVNKAYVLRPVTKCQAILEEL; encoded by the exons ATGACAGAAGAACAAATTGTGATTATTTTCAAGGCTGTTGGTCAGGTTGTAGGATTTAG GCTCGCCTTCGACAGAGACACAGAAAAACCAAAAGGTTATGGCTTTTGTGAATTTGCAG ATCACGAGACTGCTCTTTTGGCTGTTCGTAATCTCAATAATACGGACTGCGGAGGTCGTTCATTGCGTGTCGATTTGGCCGATTTGGACCCTCTTCTGGAAGGAAAAACGACTGTTAGAGGCCGTATAATGGATAGGGGTTACACTGGGTCATCCGAATACCGTAGCCGAATGCATTTGGATGCAAATGACGGGGGTAAAGGGCAGTGGAATGACAATGATACATTTTTAGCGAATATCCCACCTGGGATAACCATCCCGAGTGGTGTTTCAGCACTTGACCACATTAAATGGATCGTGGCTGAGTTACCGGAGAGTAAAGTTCGCGAGGCCCTGGCTCAGATGAAG gcTTTCGTGATCACATATCCTGAAAAAGCTCGAACGCTGCTCATTAGGTACCCACAGCTAGCCTACGCACTTTGCCATTCCCTCGTACTGAATCGATTTGTTGATCCAATTATGATTGAACGTATGCTCGCTTCCTCGCGACGACCCGCTGCGGCTGGTAGTTCTCTAACTCAATCTCCAATCGACCAAGGACCAACAGGTTCAGATAGCCAATACCCACTGTATACGCCATACTCCCCATTGCATGGCCTGCATTATTCCTCAAGTCAGTTGATGCCAACGACACGGGAGCAATCGTCGATTGCCGTAAAACCCCATGCGCATGCCCAATATCTCCTTGAGTTACATAGGATCTGCCACGACCCGTCGTTGTCGCCTTGTACCTCCCCACTTACACTTGTCGAACCTCCGTTAATaaagcagcaacaacagcttGCGCAAATAGCAACGGCATTTGTGGAGATGGATCCAGAACAACAACGT GCTATATCGATAGTGTTGGGTATGACTCAGGAACATATCGACAACATACCCGAACCTGCAAAGTCGCAGATTGTGCAGGTG TCACTACTTATCACTGGCGGGGAGAGCGACGTGA ATAAAGCCTATGTGCTGCGTCCTGTTACGAAATGTCAAGCAATTCTTGAAGAGCTATGA